In Dermacentor albipictus isolate Rhodes 1998 colony chromosome 6, USDA_Dalb.pri_finalv2, whole genome shotgun sequence, the following proteins share a genomic window:
- the LOC135913779 gene encoding uncharacterized protein has protein sequence MLFCHHCLQVVALGAFQMNHVWAVTFESAEATKKMLKYTEVQVKERRCLVVDPHNRDVRVKLHWLLHNVHDEDVHAAFAPYGKVNDVQKEQWRVPGITDKGSSMRTVTLKLKPGVTRDDLPHQLRVAGIMALVVVPGRAPLCLRCNRTGHIRRECRVPRCSVCQRFGHEESQCVRTYANVAGPSRSEEVVNEHLMDEVDAEESASASRPSLAPLSKKDPAINSTKRDVDQVASEAIPTSGKTTSAKDAETSNDASTSKQPSVATSEDDSSVMDTTETSKAAAAAKRTHEESTGEEQNASTQSVGEPPVKTATGRRPTFRPTPTIPPDRKAAATQRT, from the exons ATGTTGTTTTGCCACCACTGCCTACAG GTGGTCGCCTTGGGGGCTTTCCAGATgaaccacgtctgggcggtgacgTTCGAGAGTGCAGAGGCGACAAAGAAAATGCTGAAGTATACGGAAGTTCAAGTCAAGGAACGACGATGTCTGGTTGTGGATCCACACAACCGAGATGTCCGGGTTAAACTCCACTGGTTGCTGCACAATGTGCACGACGAAGACGTACACGCGGCGTTTGCTCCATACGGGAAAGTCAACGACGTCCAGAAAGAGCAATGGCGTGTACCAGGCATCACGGACAAAGGGTCGTCTATGCGTACAGTGACCCTCAAGCTGAAGCCAGGTGTGACACGTGATGATCTACCGCATCAGCTACGAGTAGCAGGCATAATGGCGCTAGTGGTCGTGCCAGGTCGTGCTCCACTGTGTCTTCGGTGCAACCGTACGGGGCACATCAGGCGCGAGTGCCGCGTGCCACGTTGCTCTGTGTGTCAACGCTTCGGCCACGAAGAAAGTCAGTGCGTGCGCACGTATGCAAACGTTGCGGGACCATCGAGAAGTGAGGAAGTCGTCAACGAGCACCTCATGGACGAAGTCGACGCAGAGGAAAGTGCTAGTGCGTCGAGACCATCTCTGGCGCCACTTTCAAAGAAAGACCCAGCCATAAATTCCACGAAACGAGATGTAGATCAGGTTGCGAGTGAAGCCATACCGACATCTGGAAAGACAACATCAGCTAAGGACGCTGAAACAAGTAATGACGCAAGTACAAGCAAGCAACCCTCCGTAGCAACGAGTGAGGACGATTCAAGCGTAATGGACACTacggaaaccagcaaagcagcggCAGCGGCCAAAAGAACGCACGAAGAAAGTACCGGCGAAGAGCAGAATGCGAGCACTCAAAGTGTGGGCGAACCACCTGTGAAGACAGCAACTGGTCGGAGGCCAACCTTTAGACCAACGCCAACCATACCGCCGGACAGAAAGGCGGCGGCGACGCAGCGGACTTAA